From the Vibrio vulnificus CMCP6 genome, the window TCAGACTTAGCAACCACTACTTGCCCTGTTGAACTTGTCAGCAACGAGCCATTCGGCAGAGGAATTGGCGAGCCGTTTGGTGTACCAATCCCAAGAATGGACACTCGAATCGCGGAGTTGGCAACAAGCTTCAATGCTGCCTGCAGTTCTTGATCATCAATATCATCACTTATAACGATGATATCGCCTTTCGCCGCTCCTGCTTTTTCAAGTTGTGCTTTGGCCAACACCAAGGCGCTTGTGAGGCGTGAACCTTGATAGGGCATGATGTCAGGCGATAGGTTCTGGATGAGATTCGCTAACGTCTGGCTGTCACTGGTCAGTGGGCTAAGTAAATAGGCATCGCCTGCATAAGCAATTAAGGCGGTATTGCCTTCTTTCCATTGCGGAAGTAGGTCGAGCGCCTTATATCTCGCCTGCTGTAAACGGCTTGGCGCAATGTCTTGCGCATACATGGATTGCGACATATCCATGACCAAAACCCGATTTTGATGGCTGTTGAAGCTGGGGCGCGTGGTGTGTTGCCAGCTTGGTGATGCCAGCGCAAGGATGGCGATAACCCAAGCGAGCAACCACAGTAGTATTGACCTGGCGTTTTTTGCACCTTTTGTTGGTGTTTGGCTAAGATGGGCTGCCACTGGGCCTTGCGATGCTTGCCTTTTAAAGCGCCAAAACAACCAAGCGACAGGTAGGACAATCAAACCGAATAGCCAGTTGGGCTTTAGAAAAATCAGTTCAGACATGATTTCTCCGTAATACAAACAATAAGATGGATAACACGAAAGCGAAACTCAAAGGATAAACAAACCACTCTTGTTGAGGGCGCCAAACTTGTGCGTCTTTAGAGACGGGTTCAAGCTGATTGATCGCTTGATAGATTGTCTGTAGCTCTTGCGCGTCGCGGGCTCGGAAGTATTGGCCACCCGTCATTGTGGCAACTTTCGTCAGTGTTTTTTCATCAAGATCTGCCGAGGTATTAACCTTGCGCGTCATGAAAAACTGCTTCACTTCCATTTCACCAGCGCCAATACCGATGGTGTAAATCTTCACGCCATATTTCTTGGCGATGTTTGCGGCTTCGATGGGGTCAAGTGTGCCAGCGGTGTTGCTGCCGTCACTGAGCAGAATGACCACCCGTTGCGGTGCCTCACTGTCGACAAAGGTTTTGGTGGCTAAAGCAAGTCCATCGCCAATTGCGGTTTTTTGCCCGATCAGGCCGATGATGGTCTGATTGAGTTGATTGGCTACGGTTTGTCTATCTGCGGTTAAAGGTGTTTGCAAATACGCATGATCAGCGAACAATACTAGGCCCAGTCTGTCACCTTGGCGCTGCTCAATGAACTGAGTCACCACGTTTTTGACGGCACTCAAGCGATCAATGTAATCGCCATCTTGCAAGATGTCTGCTTGCTGCATAGAGCCAGAGAGATCCACAACGAGCATGAGATCACGATACTCTGGGAAATGCTCAATAGGCTCACCAAACCACACTGGCCTTGCGGAAGCCACAATCAGGCTACACCAAATAAGTAAAGTAACCAGTTTGCTGAATTTGTTTTTTACGCCTGCGGCCTCAACCTCTTTCGGCAGATAGGCGAGGCGCAATGTGTTCTTGTCGCTGAGTTGTGGCAGCCATTGATAGGCCAAAAATGGCAATGGCAGCAGCAAAAACGCCCACCACCAAAGGAATTCAAACCCGTCAGCCACGCATACCTCGCTTAGGTGGGAGTGCTTTTTCCACCCAGACTAAACAATCATTGACCAGCTCACTGTCATGCTCACCGTGTTTGTTCTGATAGAGCGCTGCCTGCCATAATGGCATTTTGTCGCTAAAACGGGTTTCACCCAGTTGTAAGTCAAGAAATTGGTACCACTGCTCACCATGCAGCGACGCGATCGCTTCTCGTGGGTAATAACAAAGCGCGGCTTGCCTTAGCAGTTCGATGGCCGACGAAGGCGTATGCGGCGTGATGGGTTTAACAAACAATTTGAGTGCGGCACGCTTTGCTTTGAGACGTTTTTTTCGCCACAAAAAAAAGGCAGTTAAAAGCAGTAAAGCCACAACAACGCTGGCGAAAGAAGCCCACCATCCCCAAGCAAGAGGAAACCAAGATGGAACAGCAGGTAAAATCAGAGGTTGCAGCTCTAAAGGTGTTGAATTTGTTGTCATTATTATTACACGGATAATTGGTTGATAAGAGATTCAGCACTCGATAAGGTGCTGAACGGTATTCCATTACGATAACTTAACAGCCGTAAAGATTGTTGATGCTGGTCGAAGTTGTTCTTCAAAGCCAATTTTTGCTTTTTGGAACCGAAATCAAACCATCGAGAATGTTGACCATCACTGGCGAGCACGCTTCCTTGATAACGGGTTTCGCCCTGCTCTAACGGGTCATAAAGCTGTACCAGCCTCAAATTATTGTGTTGTCTAAGCTGTGTGATTTGGTTTAGCTCTTGCTCATTCATTTTGATGAAATCGCTGATAAAAATTATCTCACACCCTTTGGGTGACATCCGTTTAAGCCTCTCAATGCTTTGACTGAAAGGGAGGCGACTTTCAGTGGCTCGCCCCAACTGTTCATTATGACGTTGAGTCAATTGATTGAGAAAAGCCAAACCGTTACGCACTAAGGCTGATGGTTTATGTTCGAATAAGGTTTTGCCGTCGTCAATCATGGCGCCGAAGCGATCTTTTTTTGCCAGTGTCGTCCACAGAATTACACTGGCTAAATGCGCAGCTTGGACAGATTTGTAGACGTAACGCGAACCAAAAAACATACTGTTGTTGAGATCCAAATACAGGATCACCGCTTGTTCTTTGTCTTCGCTAAAGAGTTTGGTGTGTGCTTTACCAGTGCGGGCGGTGACTCGCCAATCGATACTGCGAATATCATCACCTTGTTGGTACTGGCGAACTTCTTCAAAATCCATCCCTCTCCCACGTACACGGCTAGCATGGCCACCGTTTAGATGTGACCAAACGCTGCGTGCAGGAGGGATCCAGCGCAAGGCTTGGCTTTGGTAGTAAAGCAACTCTTCTAGCGATAACGCCACGCCATTGCAATGAGGTGGCAATGTAACGGGGGTCATGGCTTAGGCGCTTCCCACTAAACTAATCAGCTTGTCGATCACTTGGTTGGCCGAAATCCCTTCAGCTTGAGCTCGGTAGGAGAGCAGCAAGCGATGTCTCAATACAGGATAAGCCATAGTTTGAATATCGCCCGGAGTGACATAGTCACGTCCATCTAACCAAGCATACGCTCGTGCACATCGGTCAAGGGCGATCGTTGCGCGAGGGCTGACTCCCATGCTAATCCATTCTGCAAGTTCGGCGTTGTAATGAGAAGGTTGGCGAGTGGCCATCACCAGTCGTACTAAATAGTGCTCAAGCGACTCGGCCATTTGAATATTCAACACTTCTTGACGAGCTGAAAAGATCTCTTGTTGTGTTAGTAAAGGCTTTTCAGGTGTCTGTTCACCTTTAGCTTCACCACGATTGATGCGCAAAATCGCCAGTTCATGAGCTGCGTCTGGATAATCGACATTAAGATGCAACAAAAATCGGTCAAGCTGGGCTTCTGGAAGGGGATAAGTACCTTCTTGCTCAATCGGGTTTTGTGTTGCCATCACCAAAAACAGCTCTGGGAGCGGATAGGTATTGCGCCCAGCGGTCACTTGCCCTTCCGCCATGGCTTCGAGCATTGCGGCCTGTACTTTGGCCGGAGCTCGGTTGATTTCATCGGCAAGGATCAAATGATTGAAGATAGGGCCAGCTTGAAACTTAAAATCGCCTTTTTCTGGTCGGAAGATATCGGTGCCCGTTAAATCTGCAGGCAAGAGATCGGGGGTAAATTGAATACGATGAAAATTACCCTCGATGCAGTCTGATAGCGCTTTCACTGCTCGTGTTTTAGCAAGGCCAGGAGGCCCTTCGACTAAGATGTGTCCGTCTGCAAGAAGTGCGATGAGTAACTGTTTGACTAATTCAGGTTGGCCAACGATTTGAGACTGTAAATAGTTAGCTAAGGCATCAAAACTACGTTGTTGCATGATTCTACTACTTCGGTTGGTTTGGTTTCTTGGGTCGTAAAAAGCCAAGAAAGTTCCATGGTTAGCGACAAATTAGCAGATGAGGGTGAAAGGCTTGCGTTTCAAGGGAAGTCGCGAGACTTTTCTTGCAGGGATGAAGTGTGATCGTGAAGAAAGATTTTGCTTTAGTTTGGGTTTGTTTGGCCGATATAAGCTATACCCATAAGAATGTAACAAAATATATGTTATATTTTTGCGCTTTTTGTATTGCTTTATCGCGCATTACCCACAATAAGTGATTCTTGTTAAAGGTCCAAATATGATTAATCTTAACTCTTTGAGCATTAAGCAAAAAGTTGTCCTTGGGATAACCTTCGCTGTGCTTGCATCCACCATCATTCTCGGTTTTATGGCGCAAAAACAATCACGTGAAGTGATTAGCCATCGTCTTGTTGATATCGAATTGCCATTGATCTTGAGCCAGATTAACTTGCAAGTTGATAAAGATGTATCGCAACTCTTATCTGCGGCAGAGCAATTAGCGAAGAACGAATTTGTTCGCGAAAGTGTCGTACAAACGGAAAACCCTGAAGGGCAAACGAAGTTGGTGCAGCAACTCAATAACGTCAAAGATCAATATCGCTTGAACGATGCGTCGGTGGCCAATAGAAAAACGGCGTATTACTGGAATCAAAATGGCTTCTTGCGTCAGCTGACTCAATCACAGGATGGTTGGTTTTTCGGCTTCACCAATTCTGGTCAGGCGACGATGGTGAGCATTTTTACCGAAGCCAATGGTGAAGTGAAAATGTTTGCCAACTATCAACACCTATCGGGATTCACCATGTCTGGTGTGTCTAAATCGATGGATGAAATGGTCAGCAAACTGAACAGTTTCAAAATTGAAAAAACGGGTTACGTGTTCCTTGTCGACAGCCAAGGTAACATTCAAATCCACAAAGACAGACAAGCCGTCGGCAAACCTCTTTCTAGCTATGTTGCGGAGAATCCTTCATCGTTGCTAAACAAGCAGCAAGACGTGGTATTTGAAACCGAAGTCGATGGTGAACGTGTTTTCGTCGCGAGTGCTTATGTGCCGTCGATGAACTGGTACGTGGTTGGTATTGTGCCTGTGGATGAAGTCTTTGCGGACCTTGATGCTGCAGCGCAACAAATGCTGATTACGACCTTAGTTGTGGCTGCTGTCTTTATTTTCATGGGAGTGATCCTTGCGAACAGTATTACCAAACCTATCCAACAAATTGCCGAACGTTTCACCGATCTAGGCAAAGGGGATGGCGATCTTGCACAGCGCATTGACATTAAAGGGAAAGATGAAATCGCTCAGCTCTCGATGGGCTTCAATGGATTTATTGAGAAGATTCATACCACGATGAAAGAAGTGGCAGCGACCAGTACCTCGCTCAATAGCGCCGCTGAAACTGTCTCATCGAAGGCGGCAACCACGCACGACAACAGTCAAGAACAGCGAGATCAGACGATTCAAGTGGTGACGGCCATCAATCAGATGGGCGCAACCATCAGCGAAATCGCCTCGAACGCAGCAACGGCTGCTGATACAGCGAATCAAGCCTCTGACAATACTCAACTTGGCCGAGAGGTGGTGACAAAAGCGAAGAACGTCATTTCGCGTCTTGCAGATGATGTCGAAACTACGAGCCAAGTAGTATCGCAGTTAGCGACAACAACACAAGAAATTGGCTCCATTCTTGATGTGATTCGAGATATTTCGGATCAAACCAATTTGCTGGCGTTGAATGCGGCAATCGAAGCGGCTCGTGCGGGCGAGCAAGGTCGCGGCTTTGCAGTTGTTGCTGACGAAGTGCGTAACTTAGCAAGCCGAACGGCAGATTCCACCGAAGAAATTCAAAAGATGATCAACCAATTACAAAGCGACGCCAAAGATGCTGTTTCGGCCATGGACGCAGGTAAAGCGGTCACCTTTGAGGGTGTTGGCGCGACAGACGAAGCGGTTAATGTGCTGATGAGTATCTCTGAGCGTATTGCTGATATTTCAGATCGCAATACACAAGTGGCGACTGCAACGGAAGAGCAATCTACCGTGGTTCATACCATTAATCAGAATATAGAAGAAATCAATGCCATCAATGAAGTAACGACAAGCACAGCAGAAGAGTTGGCCGATGCAAGCCAAGAGCTGCGTGAGTTGTCGCGTCGTCTCGATAGTATGGTGGGTAGCTTCAAACTGTAAACTTAGGTAGAATCCTTCACAGTTTTGACATTTTTAGGTAAGTGAAAATGAGTGATTTTGAAAAAGAATTGCAGATGATGTCTGAAGAGGCCAGTCAAGAGCCGGAAGTGAAATTGCCGTCGATTGAAGAGCAAAAGCAGATTGCTGCTGAGCTTAAGCGACTGGAAGCTGAAGGAAAACTGACTCCTGAAGTATTAGAGCATTACTTTGGTAAATATGCTCAAAAAGGTGAAACACCGATTCACTAACCCCCTCAAAATTAAGGGAAGCGAAAGCTTCCCTTTTTCATGCTTTTCATACTATTGCCCGTTACTTTATCTCAGACTTTTGCTTTACTCGGTCTTTTTTTCATACTTGACTTTATTGGCTGTGAGCCTAAATTTTATGCTCAGCTAAATTGATGAATAAAGGGCTGTGGGGAGCATGGAGAGTCAAAACAAGGAAGTGATATTGATTACGGAAGACAGTCTGCAATCCTCACTGCTAAAAGAAATTCTTGAGAAAAAACTCAATATGGTCGTTCATTTGCTCACTCCTAAAGAGTTAGATGAACGAACGACGAGTTATTCTTCGATCAAGGCAATTCTTGTGGATTATAGTGTTGTTGAAGAGGATTTTTATTCTTCATATTTGAATTTTATAGATGAAAACTTTTCGGAAGTCCAAGAGGTTCTGATTAATTGCCAAAATAATATTAGTATTGAAGAATTATGTATTTGGCGTTCTTTGACTGGAATATTTTATTTATCTGATGATATTAGTACTTTAGAACTAGGAATTGACAGAATCCTGTCGGGTGATATGTGGTTTAGTCGTAAAATATCACAAGAATTTATTTCAACTTTGCGTCAGCACAGTAAACCTATCTCAAAAAACGTATCTACAAAGCTGACTAAACGAGAACAGCAAATAATAACCCTCTTGTCACTGGGGAATTCAAATCAGCAAATTGCACGCAAGCTTTTTGTTAGAGAAAACACAGTGAAAACGCATTTACACAACATCTTTAAAAAGATTGATGTTAAAAATAGAGTTCAAGCTCTAATTTGGGCTAAGGAACATCTTTCTCCCACATCTTCTACGATCTAATCCCGCCGACTAATCACAAAAATATACCATTCCTGATATCAATGTATCACATATGAGATGAATAAATTTTAGATTCACTTTTACTTAATTAGTATTTTAAAAGTGAATAAAACAGCCTTAAAGTTGTCTCTAGCACTTTGCGATTAGCTGAGTGCTTCTTAAAACAAAAATAGTATGAAGTATAAAATTTTAGAATGAGACGTTTCAGTATGGGTTGTAATATGGCAGACACAACGATTGTATTAGTCACTCAACAAAGCCTTCAGAGTGAGAATCTAAAAAATATTCTGATGGCTGAAACTGGGATGACAATTGAAATTCTTGATGCAAAGAAACCAATCTCGAAAGAGAGAATAAATGCTGAAAGTATTCTGCTTGTTGATCTCTCTGTAGATATATCAATGGATAATATTGACATTATTAAAAATAGGAGTGATCTGAGAGGGACAATACTTCTGAATCTACTGGAAGACTTAGAGCCGGAAGAGTTGATCAAATGGCCTTACATTAAAGGTGTATTTGGTGCAAAAGACAACATAGAGAAGCTGTGTCGCGGGATTGAAGCGATCGCTCGAGGGGATAATTGGCTCCCGAGACGATTAATGATGCAACTTATCTCATATTATGAAGAAAAAGGTGGAGCGAAGAAGGAAGAGCCACAGCTAGATATCGAGCTAACCAGACGAGAAATTCAAGTATTACAATTTCTTAAGGCAGGTGGTTCGAATATGGAAATTGCGGATTCTCTTTTTATCAGCGAACACACGATTAAATCTCATCTTTATAATATTTTCCGCAAGATTGATGTAAAAAACCGGACACAGGCAACTGCGTGGGCAAAACGGAATTTATAAAACCGCCTGGCCACTATTTCTATAGGTTATCGAGTTCTACAGGTTACCTAGCATTATTAACCATACAGAGTACTAGCAATAACTGTTTGTTTTATCATGGATAAGCGTTGAAAAGTATGAGCCTGATTATTGATTCCTTATTCGCTGAGTGAAAACTCAACCGAAAATCAAACTCATATAGAGCATGAGCTTTCATATACTTCTGATGTCTTGAAGTAGTGAAGTCAGATGTTGTTTAACGATAACGTTCTATATCCAATAATGGAATCAAAAGAGGGATAAAAAAATGGCTGTTTATTCTGGAACTGCAGATGTAGATGTTCTTAGTAACTATACTGGTAGTGATGACAAGTTCGTAGGACATGGTGATAACGACAATATCGTTGGTGGCGGCGGTAATGATCTAATTATCGGCGGGGCTGGCGATGATAGATTAGTGGGTGGACGAGGCGATGACATTCTCAAAGCTGGACTAGGGGATGACTATCTTGGCGGCGGATCAGGGGATGACTTATTACTTGGTCTTTATGGTAACAACCATATGAATGGTGGCCTAGATAACGATGTTTTGGTTGCTGGCTCTGGTGACAATATTTTGATCGGTGGCCAAGGTGCCGACAAATTTATTTTTACCGATAAGTTTGACGGGCACGGTACAGCTAAGGTGGTGGATTTCACTATCGGTGAGGACACAGTGCGTATAGACAGTGCCACGATTCACTCATTGGATGATCTATCAGTAAGCTATGATGCAGTGGGTAACCTAGTTCTTTCCGATGGTGGAGCATTTACCGTGAAGTTGATTGGTGTGACAGAAGCAGATTTTGTCGCTCATGCGGATGACATGTTCCAATTCTAAATTAGAGATAAATAGTGCTACGTTTTGCGTAGCACTACTTCTAGGTGGGTAGTAATTTGCAAAATTCCGCGTTTAAGGAAGTGAAGAAGAAACTAAGAACACTATTTGTTTGGTCACTTTTTTTTAGTTTTTTTATCAATATTCTTGTACTTTCTATACCCATTTACATGCTTCAAATTTACAACCGAGTGATTTCGTCATACTCCGTTGACACATTGGTTTTGCTGACCGTCATTGTTCTGTTGGCTTTATTCACTATGTCTGCGCTTGAAGTGGTACGGGCACATATTAGCAAACGCTTTGGCTTTTGGATTGATAACCGTCTCTCTAGCCAAATGTTAAGACAAACAGTTCATTTTAAAACACACACCGGGCGTAATTATACTGCGCAGGTGTTGAGAGATTTACAGACGCTTAAATCTTTTTTTAGTGGTTCCTCTCTTTATCCTTTGCTTGACGCACCTTGGACACCTCTGTTCGTTTTCTTCGTTTATATGCTGCATCCTATCCTAGGACAAATCGCTTTAGGGGGCGCCATTACTCTATTGTCCTTAGGCTTATTTAATGAATTTGCGATTCGTAAAGCGGCACTCGATAGTGATAACCGAGCGGTTAACGCCATCGCTAACGCAGAAACTGCGGCACAAAATGCCGATTCCATGCTGGCGATGGGGATGATGAATGACTATCTCAGGAATTGGTATCAGTACAATCAGCAAACGCAAGTGGTTGAAGATAATGCGGTAAGTCGTTCGATCCTTATTGCCAATATTTCTAAGTTCATTCGTAGTGGCCTACAAATTTTACTTCTAGGTGGCGGGGCATGGTTAGTGATTGAGCATGAAATAACCGCAGGTGCCATGATTGCTGCCTCAATTTTGATGGGAAGAGCCCTCTCCCCAATGGAGCAAGCGATTACGACTTGGCGCTCGGCATCCCTCGCTAAAAGTGCTTATGGTCGATTGAAAGAAATCAGTGACAAAGTTCAAGTTGATGAACTCAATATGCCATTGCCCAGACCCAGAGGGCATTTCGAGTTAGCTAACGTTTCTTATCGTCATCCCGGCGTTGCTGAGCCAGTTCTCTCTGGCGCTCAATTTTCCATTCCTCCTGGTTGTGCGGTTGGTATTATCGGCCCTTCGGGCACAGGGAAATCAACGCTGGCTAAGTTGTTGGTCGGTAATATCAAGCCCTTAGCAGGAAAGGTGACCTTAGATGGAATGGATGTTTCTCTCTGGGCATCAGAAGATTTGGGAAGGCATGTAGGATACTTGTCTCAAGAAATAGAGTTATTCCCTGGAACCATCAGAGAAAATATCGCCCGACTCAAAATAGAGCAGCCAGAAAAAGTAATACGGGCCGCTCAATTGGCGGGTTGCCATGAAATGATACTCAAGAAGCCAAAAGGTTACGATTTTGAGATAGGAGAAGGCGGGAGAGGATTATCTGGTGGAGAACGGCAGAGAGTTGCGTTGGCGAGAGCCATCTATGATGACCCATCGGTCGTGATATTGGACGAAGCGAATTCAAACCTGGATGGTGAAGGAGAAGCGGCGTATCAAAATGTTATTACTCACTTAAAAAATCAAAAAGCCACTGTGATCGTTATTGCTCATAATCCGAGCACGATGAGAAATATGGATCGTCTGCTCTATCTCTCTGAAGGCCGAGTTAAGCTGTATGGCGAAAAGAACGAAGTACTGAAGCGTTTGATGGGATCGAGTCAAACAGACATTCCGAGGGTCAATCATGGCTAATCAAATAACGGAGAGAAATGGTGAGACGTTAGATATTGTAGAACGTTTTTCACCACAAGATACTCTGAATATCAAAGGACCCATTGTTATGGGTTTTTTATCTATTGCACTATTTGGCGGTGGTATTGGCTACTGGGCGGCAACAGCAAAACTCGAAAGTGCTGCCATCGCCTATGGTGATTTATCCGTAAGCAGTCAACGCCAGGCAATTCAACATCTTGAAGGTGGCATTGTTGAACGCTTAATGATCCAAGAAGGGGATTATGTTGAGAAAGGCCAGCTCCTAATACAGCTTTCTGAACAGCAATCTTTGTCGCGTTTAGAATCTCTTAAAGGACGGTTTGTCCATGCCGTCGCAAAAGAGAGTCGTTTAAAAGCAGAGTTTAATAATACGAGTGAGATTGTCTGGGAAAGTGATCTCGAGAAAATGGCAATCTCAAATACATTGCTGGAAGCACAGCAAATTCAAAAAAAGATTTTTGAGGCGAGAGCCCGTTACTTCGAAAGTAAACTCAACATCGTTCATCAGACGATTTCTGGTGCAAAGTTGGAGCTCAATAATTTGAAGCAAACCAAAAAAATTGAGCGGGAAAGACTTTCGTTAATCGAAGAAGAAATCCTGAGTAATCAGACATTAGTAAAACAGGGGTTTTCTGGTAAATCAACGTTGCTGCAGTTGAAAAGATTAGCAACTGAAGTAAGAAGTACCTTGAGTCAACTTGATAGACAAACGTTAACGGTACAAAAACGCATTGATGAAAACCAATCCCGTTTAGAGGAAATGGCACTCGAGCGAATCAACGAAGTGGTCGTTGAGTTGAGAGAGGCACAAAATGAAATTGTCTCTATTCGAGAAGAGTATCGTGTGGCTCAAGATATATATAAACGCACCGGGATACGCGCGCCAATTTCAGGCAAGGTAGTGAATATGAAAGTATTCACCGAACAAGGTGTGATTCGTAGCGGTGAAACGTTACTAGAATTGGTTCCTGACGATGACAGCTTAATCGTGGAAGCGAGAGTCAGTCCTCAAGATATCGATCTTATCTCTCCAGGTTTAGATGCCAGAGTGCGACTTACGGCACTCAATGCGCGTATTCAGGAACCACTCAATGGTAAGGTACTGACGGTTTCGGCGGACAAACTGTCTGAACAAAATAAAGAAGACTACTATTTAGCGAGAATTGCGTTGAATGACCAAGATGCTCAGCAGCATCAGTTAACGGCAGGAATGAATGCGGAAGTGCTTATTTTATCTCGGCCACGGACGCCAATCAGCTATCTTCTCAAACCGATTACAGAAAGTTTTAATCGTGCTTTTAGGGAAGAGTAATGGAGTGAGCTCGAATGATTACTGATGTATCGAGATGTGGTCGGTGAGTGTTAGGAGAAGTGAGTGAGGAAAGGAGAACTCAGTTTCTCCTTTTTTATTGTCATTGAATCGTATTTGGCTGCAATGGCGATGTCTTGCTGCGAGATCGAGCCACACAGTAGGCGACGTTTATTAGAGAACCTAATGCTGCTTGAGCAAAGGTTTAAACTTAAACAGATAAAGACGAGCCAGAAGATAGCCTGTCGTAATTCCAAACCAGTTTGTCATCATATCGGATGTCGAAAACGTACGATGACTTAAAAACAGTTGTGAGAGCTCATCGAGTGACACAATAAAAAGCAACAAGACTAGCAGTCGAATTGCAAAGATATCATTGGATATGGCTTTACACATTGAAGGGAAAGCGAGAACTGCCAT encodes:
- a CDS encoding HlyD family type I secretion periplasmic adaptor subunit, translated to MANQITERNGETLDIVERFSPQDTLNIKGPIVMGFLSIALFGGGIGYWAATAKLESAAIAYGDLSVSSQRQAIQHLEGGIVERLMIQEGDYVEKGQLLIQLSEQQSLSRLESLKGRFVHAVAKESRLKAEFNNTSEIVWESDLEKMAISNTLLEAQQIQKKIFEARARYFESKLNIVHQTISGAKLELNNLKQTKKIERERLSLIEEEILSNQTLVKQGFSGKSTLLQLKRLATEVRSTLSQLDRQTLTVQKRIDENQSRLEEMALERINEVVVELREAQNEIVSIREEYRVAQDIYKRTGIRAPISGKVVNMKVFTEQGVIRSGETLLELVPDDDSLIVEARVSPQDIDLISPGLDARVRLTALNARIQEPLNGKVLTVSADKLSEQNKEDYYLARIALNDQDAQQHQLTAGMNAEVLILSRPRTPISYLLKPITESFNRAFREE
- a CDS encoding VanZ family protein, encoding MRKLGLFVICVMTVSLSLWKSSGMESHVYEQFEYYIGGSRALHSTLSFLIAYMAVLAFPSMCKAISNDIFAIRLLVLLLFIVSLDELSQLFLSHRTFSTSDMMTNWFGITTGYLLARLYLFKFKPLLKQH